A window of Candidatus Wallbacteria bacterium contains these coding sequences:
- a CDS encoding MG2 domain-containing protein: protein MKALILILAIILSGCGEQPKIKPAKQIAAAAKTLETSQKPVSAIPRISQVTAEAHMISSITFGLISPEDRISVRFSSVEVEAGQIGVPLKKEVFSFTPPLAGSTRWDDGQTLIFVPQDPLKMRQKYLGKLDKSKLFPDSTGMVLKEIPFEFETTGREISDLAAGFELVDTADPASLVYKGRIKLSQKTSLEVLVSGIKLNCKGTPLELKIADLGEEREFGFQSGPYQRTDEDQEYSLHVDAAALGLAKNRDEIFHLPPLKYFAVENLREKMQGKKLFAEIAFSDLLDERKDYQGFVQLQELGSFKLKAVGKFLVLNGDFQSGKTYQIRVLKGLKSRWGTELTSDWTGEVTFRDMQPAVEFCRSGYLLPTSANKKIDFRTANVRKVHLLVKKVFENNLSYFIQDNRMQSAGSRKDFFYNVERLGVVVSEKTLEIGEETNKWLQSELDLSDLFKDSKKGLYVIELSMNREDIICGIPDEESWSEFYYRHCLVTKPIILTDIGLTVQKEYKRTIVYANNLLTTEPLAGTDIKLLSYQNQTLARGKTDLNGRCEFPRTDAFLVEAERDGQQSLLKFNESELDTTLFETAGEEEPASGTRAFTFTDRGVYRPGETVNLTIVLRNQDNTFPDNHPVTIKLYDPLNRKVNQITSREGADGIYCFTFATDESDPTGNWNLEINAGDASFSHTLKIETIVPYRLKLKLASDKEILGPEDREIKATLHAEYLFGNPGADLASSINMKIVPRTVSFEKYRSFSFRNEGLDFQETASPQFDARLNSSGDTAASWKYPSLENVPSALNAVVDAKVLEKGGRPVPDTLVIPIEYFDRYVGIRGPEDSYLMTGSPAKFQVMLVSGKGEPVSGIQLTYRVYLNHQYWWWDYENENDFKKHFKTAYSTELIESGTLSSGTEPAAFEYTPEEYGELLVEVQDGDKGHTAGYFFRAYAWGSEQAGKDASTINLVADKTSYSAGETARIALKTPGQGRALVSVEKGGQVLSSSWYELKGNDPPFEVPITEAMAPTSYVFVNLIQPHAQTKNNRPLRMYGVIPLAVEERNTRLLLNLKAPEVLGPGQSFDLDVQTPDEESQVVLAVVDEGLLSLTRFQTPDPWSYFNQKQRLSVATFDTFSDVIGFEMGEIFKHFTVGGDGILAEMSRQAFSKAKRFKPVALFKGPVKTGTDGLARFHFTMPNYVGAVRVMALAFHKNHYASTEKSIPVKSPLMILPTLPRQLGPDDQVRIPVTVFAMEDGLGSVEVRISADGPVKTASSEIRSLNFEKKGDQDLYFVLKADQAVGVSLIQVSAKSGSFSATETAEIAVRPVNPYIYSTEIKIVSQNETASMVIPDRGLKGTNKATFMVSRNQKLKLGNRLHWLLEYPYGCVEQTVSSVFPQLYLGDLLKNGDRLSDRVDRNINGAIRRLAKFQLPSGGFTYWPGMTETCDWGTNYAGHFLLEADRHGYHVSQDMLDNWKNFEKSRSLVSEGDTLTRCYRVYLLALAGEAQMGAMNLIKETMTPKLDDTSKWLLAAAYKLAGVENTAQEILKGAGLNVGKTEEFSGTFGSNLRDRAIILEIMTLFGDQVKSLELYNQIADELSTDSWLSTQSVAYALLSMGKFMALQPRQSGNLTGELTLPGGKTTVINSTAETYSMEILEGFGDKLIFKNSSTGNLFASMEWEGIPACNDIVEEQKNLTLYLEWLDDDGSKINPENIKQGTTFWGHFTVIGNSGLNLSNIALLQILPSGWEIDNLRLAGTPLPAWTQGYTLNQEKYLDIRDDRIMWFLDLPYGNTKQDFLVKLNPVSIGRFFLSPTIVHAMYEHNYRASVAGKTVEVTE, encoded by the coding sequence ATGAAAGCCTTGATTTTGATACTTGCCATCATACTGTCCGGCTGCGGTGAGCAACCGAAGATTAAGCCCGCCAAACAGATTGCAGCTGCAGCTAAAACCCTGGAAACCAGTCAGAAACCCGTCTCTGCAATTCCGCGGATTTCCCAGGTTACAGCCGAAGCTCACATGATCAGTTCGATTACCTTCGGCCTGATTTCACCTGAAGACCGGATCAGCGTGCGCTTTTCCAGTGTGGAAGTGGAGGCAGGCCAGATCGGCGTCCCGCTGAAAAAAGAAGTGTTCAGTTTCACTCCCCCTCTCGCCGGTTCCACCAGATGGGATGACGGGCAGACCCTGATCTTCGTGCCGCAGGATCCTTTGAAGATGAGGCAGAAGTATCTGGGAAAACTTGATAAGTCCAAACTTTTCCCTGACAGTACCGGAATGGTTTTAAAGGAAATTCCCTTTGAGTTTGAAACTACAGGCCGTGAGATTTCAGATCTTGCCGCAGGATTCGAACTTGTAGATACAGCCGATCCGGCAAGCCTGGTATACAAAGGCAGGATCAAACTGTCACAGAAGACATCGCTGGAAGTGCTGGTCAGCGGAATCAAGCTGAATTGCAAGGGCACACCGCTCGAACTTAAAATCGCAGATCTGGGCGAAGAGCGCGAATTCGGCTTTCAATCCGGACCATACCAGCGCACTGACGAAGATCAGGAATATTCACTCCATGTAGATGCAGCGGCATTGGGCCTGGCCAAAAACCGCGACGAAATTTTCCACCTGCCCCCGCTTAAATACTTTGCTGTGGAAAATCTGCGCGAAAAAATGCAGGGCAAGAAACTCTTCGCTGAAATTGCATTTTCCGATTTGCTCGACGAGCGCAAGGATTACCAGGGTTTCGTGCAATTGCAGGAACTGGGCAGCTTTAAACTCAAAGCTGTGGGCAAATTTCTGGTTCTGAACGGCGACTTTCAGTCCGGGAAAACCTATCAGATCCGGGTTCTCAAAGGCCTGAAAAGCCGCTGGGGAACTGAGCTTACTTCTGACTGGACCGGTGAAGTGACATTCAGGGATATGCAGCCTGCCGTGGAATTCTGCCGCTCAGGATATCTCCTGCCTACTTCAGCGAATAAAAAAATTGATTTCCGCACTGCCAATGTCAGAAAAGTCCATCTGCTGGTGAAAAAGGTTTTTGAAAACAACCTTTCCTATTTCATCCAGGACAACCGCATGCAGAGTGCAGGCTCCAGAAAGGATTTCTTCTACAATGTGGAACGTCTGGGAGTAGTCGTGTCTGAGAAAACACTGGAGATCGGCGAAGAAACAAATAAATGGCTGCAGTCTGAACTGGACCTGTCCGACCTTTTCAAAGACAGCAAAAAAGGCCTCTATGTGATCGAACTTTCCATGAATCGTGAAGATATAATCTGCGGAATACCTGATGAAGAATCCTGGAGTGAATTTTACTACAGACATTGTCTTGTGACCAAACCAATCATACTTACAGACATCGGACTGACAGTACAGAAAGAATACAAACGGACCATCGTGTATGCCAACAACCTTCTCACAACAGAACCCCTGGCCGGAACAGATATCAAGCTGTTATCCTATCAGAATCAAACTCTGGCCCGCGGAAAAACTGATCTCAACGGCAGATGCGAGTTTCCACGCACTGACGCATTTCTGGTGGAAGCCGAACGTGACGGACAGCAGTCCCTGCTTAAATTCAATGAAAGCGAACTGGATACCACCCTGTTCGAGACTGCAGGCGAGGAAGAACCTGCTTCAGGAACCAGAGCCTTCACTTTCACAGACCGCGGCGTTTACAGACCTGGAGAAACAGTCAACCTGACCATAGTGCTGCGTAATCAGGACAACACTTTCCCGGACAATCATCCTGTGACTATCAAACTTTACGATCCGCTGAACCGCAAGGTCAATCAAATCACCTCCCGCGAAGGAGCCGACGGCATATACTGTTTCACTTTCGCGACAGACGAGAGCGATCCGACAGGGAACTGGAATCTCGAGATCAATGCAGGTGACGCATCCTTCAGCCACACCCTCAAGATCGAAACTATAGTGCCTTACAGGCTGAAACTGAAACTGGCATCAGATAAGGAAATCCTGGGTCCTGAAGACAGGGAAATCAAGGCCACCCTGCATGCGGAATATCTGTTCGGAAATCCGGGAGCAGACCTTGCCTCATCGATAAACATGAAGATAGTACCCCGCACAGTCAGCTTTGAGAAGTACAGATCCTTCTCCTTCAGAAATGAGGGCCTGGATTTCCAGGAAACAGCCAGTCCCCAGTTCGATGCCAGACTTAATTCTTCAGGAGACACAGCTGCTTCCTGGAAATATCCGTCCCTGGAAAATGTCCCCTCTGCCCTCAATGCAGTGGTCGATGCGAAAGTCCTGGAAAAAGGCGGACGGCCCGTGCCTGACACCCTGGTGATCCCGATCGAGTATTTTGACCGGTATGTGGGCATCCGCGGCCCTGAGGACAGCTATCTGATGACCGGCTCTCCAGCCAAATTCCAGGTGATGCTGGTCTCAGGCAAAGGCGAGCCGGTATCCGGCATCCAGCTCACCTACAGGGTTTACCTTAATCATCAATACTGGTGGTGGGATTATGAAAACGAGAACGATTTCAAGAAACATTTCAAGACCGCCTATTCTACTGAACTGATTGAATCCGGAACACTCAGCTCTGGAACAGAACCGGCTGCTTTCGAATACACTCCTGAAGAATACGGAGAGCTGCTGGTAGAAGTACAGGATGGAGACAAAGGGCATACTGCCGGCTACTTCTTCCGGGCGTATGCCTGGGGATCAGAGCAGGCAGGCAAGGACGCCAGTACGATCAACCTGGTAGCTGACAAGACATCCTATTCTGCCGGTGAGACGGCCAGGATCGCACTCAAGACCCCCGGACAGGGCCGGGCTCTGGTCAGCGTGGAAAAAGGCGGGCAGGTGCTTTCATCCAGCTGGTATGAATTGAAAGGCAATGATCCGCCTTTTGAAGTACCGATCACTGAGGCGATGGCTCCTACTTCCTATGTGTTCGTGAATCTGATCCAGCCCCATGCACAGACGAAGAACAACAGACCTCTCCGCATGTATGGCGTGATCCCGCTGGCAGTAGAGGAACGGAATACCAGGCTGCTTTTAAATCTCAAAGCTCCTGAAGTTCTTGGACCAGGGCAGTCTTTTGATCTGGATGTCCAGACGCCTGACGAGGAATCACAGGTTGTGCTGGCTGTAGTGGATGAAGGATTGCTCAGCCTGACTCGCTTTCAGACACCGGATCCGTGGAGTTATTTCAACCAGAAGCAGAGGCTCTCAGTTGCCACCTTCGATACTTTTTCCGATGTGATCGGCTTTGAGATGGGTGAAATTTTCAAACATTTTACTGTCGGCGGCGATGGAATCCTCGCTGAAATGTCCAGGCAGGCTTTTTCCAAAGCCAAACGATTCAAGCCTGTGGCACTCTTCAAGGGACCTGTGAAAACCGGCACCGATGGACTGGCCAGATTCCATTTCACGATGCCGAATTATGTCGGTGCAGTGCGGGTAATGGCTCTGGCTTTCCACAAAAACCATTATGCAAGCACAGAAAAATCGATTCCTGTCAAATCTCCGCTGATGATATTACCAACTCTGCCGAGACAGCTCGGTCCGGACGATCAGGTCAGGATCCCGGTCACGGTTTTCGCGATGGAAGACGGGCTGGGCAGCGTGGAAGTGCGAATTTCGGCCGACGGCCCGGTTAAAACCGCATCCTCTGAAATCCGATCCCTGAATTTTGAGAAAAAAGGGGACCAGGACCTGTATTTCGTTCTTAAAGCGGATCAGGCAGTCGGAGTATCACTGATTCAGGTCAGCGCTAAATCAGGCTCGTTCAGCGCGACTGAAACAGCAGAAATCGCAGTCAGGCCGGTCAATCCTTACATCTATTCCACGGAAATCAAGATTGTAAGTCAGAACGAGACGGCGAGCATGGTGATTCCGGACCGCGGCCTCAAAGGTACGAACAAGGCGACTTTCATGGTTTCCAGAAACCAGAAGCTCAAGCTCGGGAATCGTTTGCACTGGCTCCTGGAATATCCATACGGCTGCGTGGAACAAACCGTATCCAGCGTTTTCCCCCAGCTCTACCTTGGAGACCTGCTCAAAAACGGTGACCGTCTTTCAGACCGGGTTGACAGGAACATCAACGGGGCAATCCGCAGGCTTGCCAAATTCCAGCTTCCAAGCGGCGGATTTACTTACTGGCCCGGAATGACAGAAACCTGCGACTGGGGAACCAACTATGCCGGACATTTCCTGCTGGAAGCGGACAGGCACGGCTATCATGTTTCACAGGACATGCTCGACAACTGGAAGAATTTTGAAAAGAGCCGTTCCCTTGTCAGTGAAGGCGACACACTTACAAGATGTTACAGGGTCTATCTGCTGGCTCTGGCAGGTGAGGCTCAGATGGGTGCCATGAATCTGATCAAGGAAACCATGACACCTAAGCTGGACGACACCAGCAAATGGTTGCTGGCAGCTGCATATAAGCTCGCTGGAGTGGAAAACACAGCGCAGGAAATCCTGAAGGGCGCCGGCCTCAACGTTGGTAAGACCGAAGAATTTTCAGGCACTTTCGGTTCAAACCTTAGGGACAGGGCGATTATCCTGGAAATCATGACTCTGTTCGGCGACCAGGTGAAGAGCCTGGAACTTTATAACCAGATCGCGGATGAGCTTTCGACAGACAGCTGGCTCTCGACTCAAAGCGTGGCTTATGCTCTGCTTTCGATGGGTAAATTCATGGCTCTGCAGCCCAGGCAGAGCGGAAACTTGACCGGAGAGCTTACGCTTCCCGGCGGCAAGACGACAGTTATCAATTCCACTGCCGAGACATACTCTATGGAAATCCTGGAAGGTTTCGGGGATAAGCTCATTTTCAAGAACAGTTCGACCGGAAATCTCTTCGCCAGCATGGAATGGGAAGGAATTCCGGCCTGCAATGATATCGTAGAAGAGCAGAAAAACCTGACACTTTATCTGGAATGGCTGGATGACGACGGAAGCAAGATCAACCCGGAAAACATCAAACAAGGCACGACTTTCTGGGGACACTTTACAGTGATCGGTAATTCCGGTCTGAATCTTTCCAACATCGCTCTGCTGCAGATACTGCCTTCAGGCTGGGAAATCGACAATCTCAGACTCGCAGGCACGCCGCTCCCTGCCTGGACCCAGGGATACACTTTGAATCAGGAGAAATACCTGGACATCCGTGACGACCGCATCATGTGGTTCCTGGATTTGCCTTATGGGAACACCAAACAGGACTTCCTGGTCAAATTGAATCCTGTCAGCATCGGCAGATTCTTTCTCTCCCCCACCATCGTGCATGCCATGTACGAGCATAATTACAGGGCAAGCGTGGCCGGGAAAACTGTCGAGGTGACTGAATAG
- the fusA gene encoding elongation factor G: MGLSKVRNIGIAAHIDAGKTTVTERILFYTGTTRKMGEVHDGTATMDFMKQEQERGITIASAVITCRWKDHQINVIDTPGHVDFTIEVERSMRVLDGLISVFCAVGGVEPQSEAVWSQADRYKVPRIAFINKMDRSGADFYDCLYQMEERLDANPVAFQIPIGEEADFKGVIDLITMKAYPFPDGEITETEIPPALKTRAENYRQVMLEKLSNFNEEMAGLYLSEEEFPVEMVRRVARDCLLRSLITPVFCGSAYHNMGIVPLLDAITLYLPSPIDHGPVTGKDPDEPGKLHIRRPTAQDPFCALAFKIIHDPFVGQQIFVRIYSGTLHQGDTLLNATTGDSERVLRIMQIAAKDRFDIPEAGPGDIVALIGLKKTRTGNTLCHPKSPLLLEEIVFPQTVISVKVTAPGQKEMEKLHASLRKLAIEDPSFQVRIPERTNETVIAGMGELHLEIIIDRLKTEFGVIVQVGEPSVEYRETVTASAEFEYKHVKQSGGHGQYAHIVLRVEPNPEKGFEFVSKIIGGAIPQEYIPPIRKGIEECLIKGILADYPLSDVKVTLLDGSFHDVDSSDLAFRICASVCFKEAFRRAHPALFEPMMSLEITTPDESIGDITGDLARRRGKVLFMRRSRKGFQKLSCEAPLMELFGYATNFRSMSSGRATFSMEFKRYDLLPTKFLDKVLEKARERMSPGKS, from the coding sequence ATGGGACTTTCCAAGGTTAGAAACATCGGAATCGCCGCGCATATCGATGCAGGCAAAACAACAGTCACTGAACGGATTCTATTCTATACCGGCACTACCCGGAAAATGGGTGAAGTCCATGACGGCACAGCCACCATGGATTTCATGAAACAGGAGCAGGAACGTGGCATCACGATCGCTTCAGCTGTGATCACCTGCAGATGGAAAGACCATCAAATCAATGTCATCGACACACCTGGGCATGTTGATTTCACGATTGAAGTGGAACGCTCGATGCGGGTGCTGGACGGACTGATCAGCGTCTTCTGTGCTGTCGGCGGAGTGGAACCGCAGAGCGAGGCTGTCTGGTCTCAGGCGGACCGCTACAAAGTTCCGCGCATCGCTTTCATCAATAAAATGGACCGCTCAGGTGCGGATTTTTACGACTGCCTTTATCAGATGGAAGAAAGGCTTGACGCTAATCCGGTTGCCTTCCAGATTCCGATCGGCGAGGAAGCCGATTTCAAAGGCGTGATTGATCTGATCACCATGAAAGCCTATCCCTTCCCTGACGGTGAGATCACTGAAACTGAGATTCCGCCGGCACTGAAGACCAGAGCAGAAAATTATCGTCAGGTGATGCTGGAGAAGCTCTCGAATTTCAATGAGGAAATGGCTGGTTTGTATTTATCCGAAGAGGAATTTCCAGTTGAAATGGTCCGGCGGGTTGCCCGGGATTGTCTGCTGCGTTCCCTGATCACCCCTGTCTTCTGCGGTTCCGCCTATCACAACATGGGGATAGTTCCGCTTTTAGATGCAATTACCCTGTATCTTCCAAGCCCGATCGACCATGGCCCAGTGACGGGCAAGGACCCTGATGAACCCGGTAAACTTCACATCCGCCGCCCGACAGCACAGGACCCTTTCTGCGCACTGGCCTTTAAAATAATCCATGACCCCTTTGTCGGGCAGCAGATTTTCGTCCGCATCTATTCGGGCACTCTTCATCAGGGAGATACATTGCTCAACGCCACTACCGGTGATTCCGAACGTGTTCTGCGCATCATGCAGATCGCTGCCAAGGACCGTTTCGACATACCTGAAGCCGGCCCAGGCGACATTGTAGCCCTGATCGGGCTGAAAAAAACCCGCACAGGAAACACCCTCTGCCACCCCAAATCACCCCTTTTACTGGAAGAAATCGTTTTCCCTCAGACTGTGATTTCCGTCAAAGTCACGGCACCCGGCCAGAAGGAAATGGAAAAGCTGCATGCCTCGCTCAGGAAGCTGGCAATCGAAGACCCTTCTTTCCAGGTCCGCATCCCTGAACGTACGAACGAGACTGTAATCGCCGGAATGGGCGAACTGCATCTGGAAATCATCATCGACCGCCTGAAAACTGAATTCGGGGTAATAGTCCAGGTCGGAGAGCCTTCAGTCGAATACCGGGAAACAGTCACAGCCAGCGCGGAATTCGAATACAAACATGTCAAGCAGTCCGGCGGCCATGGGCAATATGCCCATATTGTCCTGCGTGTGGAACCCAACCCTGAGAAGGGATTCGAATTTGTGAGCAAGATCATCGGCGGTGCCATTCCTCAGGAATATATACCTCCCATCCGCAAAGGCATCGAGGAGTGTCTGATCAAGGGAATTCTGGCGGATTATCCGCTTTCAGACGTGAAAGTCACCTTGCTCGACGGCAGTTTTCACGATGTGGACAGCTCTGACCTGGCTTTCCGCATCTGCGCTTCAGTCTGCTTCAAGGAAGCTTTCCGCAGGGCGCACCCTGCCCTGTTTGAGCCAATGATGTCTCTGGAAATCACTACACCAGACGAGTCCATCGGCGATATCACAGGCGACCTCGCCCGCCGCCGCGGCAAGGTTCTGTTCATGCGCCGTTCGCGCAAGGGTTTTCAGAAGCTCTCCTGCGAGGCTCCTCTGATGGAACTCTTCGGCTATGCCACAAATTTCCGCTCCATGTCCTCGGGTCGCGCCACTTTTTCCATGGAGTTCAAAAGATACGATCTTCTTCCCACCAAGTTTCTGGATAAAGTCCTGGAAAAGGCCAGAGAGCGCATGAGTCCCGGTAAGAGTTAA